One Tolypothrix bouteillei VB521301 DNA window includes the following coding sequences:
- the crtH gene encoding carotenoid isomerase, whose translation MDVIVIGSGIGGLVTATQLAVKGARVLLLEQYLIPGGSAGYFERQGYRFDVGASMIFGFGQKGTTNLLTRALQAVSINLKVIPDPVQIHYHLPEGLDIKVNRIYEEFLQNLIAYFPHEDKGIRQFYDECWRVFHYLNSMELLSLEEPQYLLRSFFQKPLACLGLAKYLPQNVGDVAKRYIKDPRLLKFLDIECYCWSVVPARMTPMINAGMVFSDRHYGGVNYPKGGVGQIAQKLVEGLIKAGGQIQYQAKVAKILIENRQAVGVQLTNGQVYRAKRIVSNATRWDTFEKLLNQQEIPSNEKRWQLRYQKSPSFLNLHMGVKAEVLPSGTECHHILLEDWEKMTATEGTLFVSIPTLLDPELAPSGYHIIHAFTPSWIHEWQGLSPSEYEAKKEQAAWRIIDRLEKIFPGLDTGLDYLEVGTPKTHRRFLGRDDGTYGPIPRYKLRGLLGMPFNRTSISGLYCVGDSTFPGQGLNAVAFSGFACAHRIAVDLGL comes from the coding sequence ATGGATGTCATAGTTATTGGATCTGGGATAGGCGGTTTAGTAACAGCAACTCAATTAGCCGTAAAAGGGGCTAGAGTGCTGCTACTAGAACAATATTTAATTCCTGGAGGTAGCGCTGGCTATTTTGAGAGACAGGGTTATCGATTCGACGTAGGGGCATCCATGATATTTGGATTTGGGCAGAAAGGAACAACTAACTTGCTCACTCGCGCTTTACAAGCTGTCAGCATTAACTTAAAAGTGATTCCCGACCCCGTTCAAATTCATTATCATTTACCAGAAGGTTTGGACATTAAAGTGAATCGGATTTATGAGGAATTTTTGCAAAATTTAATTGCGTACTTTCCACATGAAGACAAAGGAATTCGTCAATTTTACGATGAATGTTGGCGAGTCTTTCATTACCTTAATAGCATGGAGTTGCTGTCATTGGAGGAACCCCAGTATTTACTACGGAGTTTCTTTCAGAAGCCCCTGGCGTGTCTTGGGCTAGCAAAATATCTACCTCAAAATGTTGGCGATGTAGCAAAGCGTTATATTAAAGATCCCCGATTGTTAAAATTTCTTGATATAGAGTGCTATTGTTGGTCAGTCGTACCTGCCCGAATGACACCCATGATTAATGCTGGAATGGTTTTTTCAGACAGGCACTACGGAGGTGTGAACTATCCTAAAGGTGGGGTAGGACAAATTGCTCAAAAATTAGTGGAAGGGTTGATTAAAGCAGGCGGTCAAATTCAATATCAAGCTAAAGTCGCGAAAATTCTCATAGAAAATCGACAAGCCGTGGGCGTACAACTGACTAACGGTCAAGTGTACCGTGCCAAACGAATTGTCTCAAATGCTACACGTTGGGATACCTTTGAGAAGTTACTCAATCAACAAGAAATTCCATCTAATGAGAAAAGATGGCAGCTACGCTATCAAAAGTCACCCAGTTTTTTAAATTTACACATGGGAGTCAAAGCAGAAGTTTTGCCTTCAGGAACAGAGTGCCATCACATTTTGTTAGAAGACTGGGAAAAGATGACAGCGACAGAAGGAACTCTCTTTGTGTCAATTCCGACGTTACTCGATCCAGAGTTAGCACCTTCTGGCTATCACATCATTCACGCTTTTACACCTTCCTGGATTCATGAATGGCAAGGTTTATCACCTAGTGAGTATGAAGCAAAGAAAGAACAGGCTGCTTGGAGAATAATTGACCGTTTGGAAAAGATTTTTCCAGGGTTGGATACTGGTTTGGATTACCTAGAAGTGGGGACACCTAAAACCCATCGTCGCTTTTTAGGTCGTGATGATGGTACTTATGGACCAATCCCCCGATATAAGTTGCGGGGATTGTTGGGAATGCCATTTAATAGAACTTCGATTTCAGGGCTTTATTGTGTAGGAGATAGTACGTTTCCCGGTCAAGGTTTAAACGCAGTGGCATTTTCAGGATTTGCTTGTGCTCACCGTATTGCCGTTGACTTGGGGCTGTAG